The following nucleotide sequence is from Nocardioides daedukensis.
CGATGTCCCGGACCGGCGTCGACCAGAAGGAGCAGGAATGACAATCGGAATCGACCTCACCGGGCGCGTGGCTCTGGTGACCGGCGGCTCGCAAGGCGTCGGCCTGGGGATCGCCGAGGTCCTCGTCGAGGCCGGTGCCACCGTCGTCACGTGTGCCCGCTCAGCCGTCGAGCAGCCGCTGGAGGGCACCAGCCACCTCCAGTGCGATGTGCGCGACCCCGAGTCGGTCCACGCGATGGTCGACTCGATCGTGGCCGAGCACGGCCACCTCGACATCGTCGTCAACAACGCCGGGGGAGCGCCGTACGCGCTCGCAGCCGATGCCTCGCCACGTCTGCACGACAAGATCCTCGGCCTGAACCTGACCGCTCCGCTGCTGGTGGCACAGGCCGCCAACGCCGTGATGCAGGGCCAGGAGCAGGGCGGTGCGATCGTGAACATCTCCTCGATCAGCGCGCAACGCCCCTCGCCGGGCACGGCGGCGTACGGCGCTGCCAAGGCCGGCGTGGACTCGCTGACCAAGTCCCTCGGCATGGAGTGGGGCCCCAAGGTGCGCGTGAACGCGATCAACGTCGGCCTGTGCCGCACCCCGCAGACCGACGACCACTACGGCGGTGACGAGACCGTGGCCGCGATCGAGGCGACCATCCCGCTCGGCAGGATGGCCAAGCCCGAGGAGGTCGGCAACGTTGTTGCCTTCTTGGCCTCCGATCTCGCCTCCTACGTCTCCGGCGCCGCGATCGAGTGCCACGGCGGCGGCGAGCCGCCGGTCTTCCTCTCCGTCCTCAGCACCCATTCCTGATCCGAACCCCACACCACAGGAGCAGCACATGACCCGTCTTCTCGAAGGACGCATCGCCATCGTCACCGGAGCCGGCCGAGGCATCGGCCGCGCCCACGCGCTCGAGCTCGCCCGCCACGGCGCGAAGATCGTGGTGAACGACTTCGGCGTCACCAACAACGGCGAGAAGTCCGACTCTCCCGCTCACCAGGTGGTGGCCGAGATCGAGGCCCTCGGCGGTGAGGCGGTCGTCAACGGCGCGGATGTGGCCGACTTCGACCAGGCCGGCGCGATGGTCCAGCAGGCGATCGACACCTTCGGAGCCCTCGACATCCTGGTCAACAACGCCGGCTTCGTGCGCGACCGGATGCTGGTCAATGCGGCCGAGGACGAGTGGGACGCCGTGATCCGCGTGCACCTGAAGGGGCACTTCGCCCCGCTGCGCCACGCAGCGGCGTACTGGCGCGCGGAGTCGAAGGCGGACCGCAAGCGCGCGGGTCGCGTGATCAACACGACCTCGGGAGCCGGACTCCAGGGATCCATCGGTCAGGTCGCCTACTCGGCCGCAAAGGGCGGCATCGCGACCATGACGCTGGTGGCCGCGGCCGAGCTCGGGCGCGTCGGCGTGACGGTCAACGCGATCGCCCCGGTGGCGCGGACCCGGATGACCGAAGGCGCCTTCGACACCAGCGAGATGGCACTGCCCGAGGACAACTCGCCGGTGGTGGCGTGGCTCGCCTCCGAGGCGGCCGCCAACGTGACCGGCCGGATCTTCGAGATCGACGGGGGCCGGTTGACCCTCGAGGACGCGTGGCGCCACGGCGCGAGCAAGGACGCGGGTCGGCGCTGGGAGGCGACCGAGCTCGGGGACGTGGTCAACTCGTTGATCGCCGAGGGTGCTGAGCCTGAGCCGGTCTACGGAAGCTGAACCAGCCACTGAGCTGGGGCGCGACGTACGAACGGCACAGGGCCCGGATCCATGATGGATCCGGGCCCTGTCTCGTGCGTGGACTCAGTTGGGTCGCAGCAGCCGACCGTCCGCGTCGCGCTGGTCGTCCTGGACCAGGATCATGATCCCGTCGATCAGCGCCCAGACACCGCACCCACCACAGGTGAGGAGCTGGAAGATCGCGATGGTGGTGTGGCCGGTGTAGAACCGACCGATGCCCAGGGTGCCGATGATCAGCTGGAGCAGGCCGGCCAGCAGCTTGCTCTTCTCGCCGTAGGGCTCGCCGGTCTGCGGGTGGCGGCCGTACGGCGCCTGCGGGTCCGGGGCGCCGGGGAAGCCGTAGGCATATCCCGGCGCCGGCATTCCGTAGCCCTGACCGGGCTGGCCCGGCATGGGCTGGCCTTGCATGGGCTGACCCTGCATGGGGCCGGGCTGGGGCGGCTGCGGGCCGGGCTGTCCCCAGCCGGCTTGGTCGTCAGGTTCGTTGCCGTGTTCGCTCACGGGTGCACTCTGCCACGCTCAGCGGCGCAGCAAACCCTTGGCGACGTGTGTCACCTGCACTTCGTTGGAACCCGCATAGATCATCAGCGACTTCGCGTCGCGAGCCAGCTGCTCGACCCGGTATTCGGCCATGTAGCCGTTGCCGCCGAACAGCTGCACCGCTTCCATCGCCACCTCGCAGGCGGCGCGAGACGAATACAGCTTGTACGCCGACGCTTCGGCGATGTCGATCAAGGTGCCGGCCCGCCGGGCGGCGATGCCCTTGAAGACCATGTTGGCCACGTTGACGCGCGCGATCTCCATCTCGGCGAGCTTGAGCTGGATCAGCTGGAAGTCGCCGATCGGCTTGCCCCACAGCTCCCTGGACTTCGCATAGTCGATCGAGAGCCGCTGGCACTCCTCGATGATTCCCAGGGCGAAGGTGGCGATGCCGACCCGCTCGGCCACGAAGTTGGCCTTGGCCGATGCACGCCCGTCGGAACCGGGTGTGCCGGCGAGCAGTCGGTCGCGTCCAAGACGGACGTTGTCGAAGAAGAGCTCGCCGGTGGGGGAGGAGGCCATCCCCATCTTCTTGAAGGGCTGGGACTGGGTGAGGCCTTCCATGCCGGTGTCCAGGACGAAGGTCAGCACGGGCTGCTGACGGCGGTCGACGCCGGATCCGTCGTCGAGCTTGGCGTAGACGACGATGGTGTCGGCGTACGGGCCGTTGGTGATGAACGTCTTGTGCCCGCTGAGCAGGAAGTCGTCGCCGTCGGGTCGCACGGTCGAGCGCATCCCGCCGAACGCGTCCGATCCCGACTCGGGTTCGGTGATCGCCCAGGCGCCGACCTTGTCGAAGGTGAGCAGGTCGCGCGCCCAGCGCTTGCGCTGTTCCACGGAGCCGAGCGCGTTGATGGTCCCGGCGGTCAGTCCGGCCGAGACCCCGATGGCCGTGGGGATGCCCATGCCGACCTTGACCAGCTCGATGTTCGCGATGCTGCCCAGGGCCACCTCGAGGCCTTCGGGTTGCTCCTCGTCGAAGGGCTGCCCGGCCGCCTCCGCCTCGGTCTTGCGGATGTCGTGGTCGAAGCGCTGAGCAGCGGCCTCGGCCAGCCCGAAGGCGGAGTAGTAGCTGCGGACGAGGTCGTAGGGAGGCAGTCCCTCGAACTCGAGCGCGTCCTGGTGGGGACGGAGTTCCTTGTCCACGAACTTGCGGACGGCGTCACGGACGGCCAGGTCGTCCTGGCTCCACTCGAACATCAGATGCGTTCGATGATCGTGCCGGAGGCCTGTGCGCCACCGGCGCACATCGAGACCAGCGCGGTCTGCGCGTCGCGCCGCTCCAGCTCGTGCAGGGCGGTGGTCAGCAGTCGGGTGCCGGTGGAGCCGACCGGGTGCCCGATGGCGATGGCGCCACCGTTGACGTTGATCTTCTCCTCGGGCACCTCGTGCACCTTTGCCCACGACATCACGACCCCGGCGAATGCCTCGTTGACCTCGCAGATGTCGATGTCGCCGATGCCCATGCCCGTGTCCTTGAGCAGCTTCTCGGTCGCCTGGACCGGCCCGTCGAGGTGGTAGTAGGGGTCTGCGCCGACCAGGCAGGAGGAGATGATCCTGGCGCGCGGAGTGAGACCGAGCGAGAGGGCCAGGTCCTCGTCCATCAGGAGCAGGGCCGAGGCGCCGTCGGAGATCTGGGACGACGTACCCGCAGTGTGGACTCCGCCCTCGAGCACCGGAGCAAGCTGGGCCAGGCCCTCGAGCGTGGTCTCGCGCAGGCCCTGGTCCGTCTTCACGACCTGCGTCTGGCCGGTGGGGTTCCCCTCGGCGTCGAGGACCGGTGCCTCGACACCGAAGATCTCCCGGTCGAAGTGTCCTGCGTCGACAGCAGCGCGGGCCTTCTGCTGGGACCACAGGCCGAACTCGTCCACCTGGCTGCGGTTGAAACCGCGGTCACGGACGATCCGGTCGGCGCCCTCGAACTGGTTGGGCAGGTCGATGTCCCAGCTACTGGGGCGGGGGTCGCCCAGGCCCTTGGGAACGTTGCCGCCGAGCGGGATGCGTGACATCGACTCGATGCCGCAAGCAACCCCGACGCTGATCGCACCCGCAGCGATCATCGAGTTGATCAGGTGAGTGGACTGCTGGGCCGAGGAGCACTGGGCGTCGATGACCGTCGAGGCCGTGTGGTTGGGCAGGCCGGCATGCATCCAGGCGCGGCGCACCATGTTGTTGGACTGTTCTCCGGCCTGGGTGACGCAGCCACCGATGACCTGGTCGACGAGCTCGGGGTCGATGCCGGAGCGCCTGAGCACCTCCACCTGAGCGGCGCCGAGCAACTCGGCCGGGTGCAGACCGGCGAGCCAGCCTCGACGCTTGCCCTGCGGCGTACGGACTGCTTCGACGATGACTGGCTTGCCCATGGATGCCTCACTGGAGTCAGGTGACGGATGTGAACTGAAAGTAGAACACGTTCTCATCGGCGGCAAGCGAGGTCGCAACCAGTGGACACGATCGGTCGATTTTGGGCGAACCCCTTCCTAACATTCCGAGAGTATGTAACGATCGTCACTAGAACGTGTTCTACACACCTGGAGGAAGCAAGTGACCGTGACCGCGCAGTTGCCCGTGGGATTCGATCCGACGGACCCGGACCTGAACGAGCAGGGGATTCCGCACGAGCAGTTCAAGGCGCTGCGCCGCAGCGCACCCGTGCACTGGGTAGCCCAGGAACAGGAGGCGCGGGCCGGATTCAAGGGCTGCGACGGCTACTGGGCACTCACCAAGCACGAGGACATCGCAGCGGTGTCGAAGAACAGCAAGGTGTTCTCCACCGCCAAGCAGGGCGCCATCATCCGGTTCGCTCCGGACATGACTCCCGAGCAGGTCGAGCTGCAGGGCGTGATGCTGATCAACCAGGACCCGCCGGACCACACCAAGCTCCGCCAGGTGATCTCCCGTGGGTTCACCCCCCGCGCCATCGGTGCCCTGCACGAGGCGCTCAAGGAGCGGGCCCACAAGATCGTCGCGGATGCCAAGGCCAAGGGCTCGGGCAACTTCGTCGAGGACATCGCCGCCGAGCTCCCGCTCCAGGCCATCGCAGAGTTGATGGGAGTCCCGCAGGAGGACCGCGGCAAGCTGTTCGAGTGGTCGAACCAGATGCTCTCCTACGACGACCCGGAGATCGAGGGCGACGAGGAAGCAGCGTCGATCGAGATCCTGACCTACGCGGCAGCACTGGCCGACGAGCGTCGCAAGAACCCCAAGGACGACATCGTCACCAAGCTGCTGACCGCTGACGTCAACGGTGAGGCACTGACCGACGACGAGTTCGGGTTCTTCATCATCCTGCTCGCAGTGGCCGGCAACGAGACCACCCGCAACGCCATCACCCACGGGATGGACGCCTTCTTCAACCACCCCGAGCAGTGGGAGGACTACAAGGCGAACCGTCCCGACACCGCTGTTGACGAGATCGTGCGCTGGGCGACCCCGGTGTCGGTCTTCCAGCGGGTGGCGCTCGAGGACGTCGAGATCAACGGCCAGCTGGTCAAGGAGGGCGATCGTGTCGGGCTGTTCTACTCGAGCGGCAACTTCGACGAGGACAACTTCGACGCGCCCTACGACTTCAACATCAACCGCCAGAACAACAACCACCTCGGTTTCGGTGGTCACGGGGCGCACTACTGCATCGGCGCAAACCTGGCCCGGCTGGAGATCGAGCTGATCTTCAACGAGATCGCGGACCAGATCCCCGACATCAAGCGGGCCGGCGAACCCCACCGCCTGCGCAGCGCCTGGATCAACGGCATCAAGGCGCTCCAGGTCACCTACTGACCCACGCGTCCGCGCTCCTCGAGCCTGCACAACTGATCGCAAGTTGTGCAGGCTCGATGCGTTGCTGGCGCAGGTTGGACGCGCAAGAAGTGCAGGTTCGGCGCGCAACAAGTGCAGGTTGGGCGCGCAACAACTGCAGGTTCGTCAGAGGCGGCGGTCGGGCTGGACCCTCAGCGCCTTCAACGTCGTGGCCAGCATCCGGTAGTGACCGACCAGCATCAAGAGCTCGACCGCGGTGCGCTCATCGAGTACGTCGCGCAGTCGGCGCCAGGTCTCGTCGCTCAGGTCCTGGCTCGCGAGGAGCTCGTCGGTGACGTCGAGGAGCAGCCGGTCCCGCAGCGACCAGTCGTGCTGCTCCATGCCCTGGGGGCCCTGGGCGCCGGCGAGCAGGGCGACGGCGTCGATCTCGCCGGCGGTGAGACCGGCCCGGCGGCCGAGGCCAGCGTGCTGCTCCCACTCATAGTCCGATCCCGCGCTCGCCGCGACCCGGAGGATCACCAGCTCGGTCTCTCGCCGGGCGAGCCGTCCACCGGGCATCAGCGTGCCGGCGAAGTGCAGCCAGCCCCAGAAGAGCCGGCGATTGCGGCCCAGGGTCAGGAAGACGGCTGGCGGCTCGGTGCGTGAGACCTTGCCTGCGATCCGGGAGAAGAGCCAGATGAACGGACCCACGTCGCGCATCGACCCGGGGGCGAGCCTGGCCTGGCCGCTCACGCCTGGCCCCTCACGACTGGTCCGCCCGCCGAGCCTGGCCGACAGCAGGCAGGGCCCGGTTGGCCCCGAAGTTCATCACCCGCATCGCGCCGACATAGCCGGGGGAGAAGTGCCGCTGGATGAAGTGGATCAGCCGAATGTCGTTCGAGGTGTAGACCCAGTACTTGTTCTTCCGCACGCCCGCGATGATCGACTCGGCGGCAGCCTCGGGGGAGACCGCCCGCTTCTTGAAGTGCGCGTGCGCCCTGGTGAACGCGGGGGTGGCCTTGTCGATGCCGGCGATGTCGATGGTGTCGGTCAGGCCGGTGTCCACGCCGCCCGGGCAGACCAGGCTCACCCCGATCCCATGGCGCCGTAGATCGAACCGGAGCACCTCCGAGACCCCACGGATGCCGAACTTGCTGGCGGAGTAGGCCGCGTGCCACGGCATCCCGATGATGCCGGCCGCCGACGAGACGTTCACCAGGTGCCCGCCCCTGCCGGCCTCGATCATCGGCGGGATGAGCGTCTCGATGACGTGGATCGGTCCCATCAGGTTCACGTCCACCAGGCGCTTCCAGTGACTGTGCTCCAGCGACTGCACCGTGCCCCACGAGGAGATGCCGGCGATGTTCATCACGATGTCCATCGCCCCGTGCTCTGCGGTCAGGCCGGCTGCGAGACGGCGTACAGCCTCGTAGTCGCTGACGTCCACGGCCTCGACCAGTCCCACGTGCCCGCCGATCGCGCGGATCTGATCGGCGACCTCCAGCAGGGGCGCCTCGTTGCGGTCGGTGAGGTGGACGACCGCTCCCTCGGCCGCGGCCAGCTCGGCGGTTGCCCGCCCGATGCCGCTCGCGGCGCCAGTGATGAAGACCTGCTTGCCTGACAGGTCACGCCGAACGGATCGAGAGCTGCGCTTGCGGAACATGGTTCTCCTCGGGTCACAAGACGTGGCGGAGCGGGGCGAGTACGGCCTCGGTGAATCGGCGATAGATGTTGCGACGTTCCCAGTCGGCCAGGGTTACCGGGACACAGTTGGACAGGTCCGTCTCGAAGATCGCCTCCATCGTGGCGGCGAGCTTCGGGTCGATGAACTCGACGTTGATCTCGTAGTTGCCGCTCATGCTCAGGCGGTCGATGTTGGCGGTCCCGATGGTCGCCCAGTTGCCGTCGATGGTGGCCGTCTTGGAGTGCACCATCGCCTCACGGAACCAGTGGATCTTCACGCCGGCTTCGAGCATCTGGCTGTAGTAACCCCGGCCGAGCCAGTCGGCGACGATGTGGTTCGACTTCTGCGGCACGAGCAGGCGTACGTCGACCCCGCGCCGGGCCGCGTTGTTGATCGCGTCGACGAAGTCCTCGTCCGGGATGAAGTAGGCGTGGCTGAGCCAGACGCGACTGGTGGCGCGGTTGATCGCCTCGAGGTACATCGACCGGATCGGGAACATCCACAGCCGCGGCACGTTGCGGTGGATCCGGATCCGCGGCTCCCACTGCGAGGCGGTCTCCAGCAGCAACGGGCGCTCGCTGGCGCGGAAGCGCTTGCGGCGGTTGAGGTTCCAGAAGTCGGCGAAGGCGCGCTTGAGGTCCCACACGCCCGGCCCGGTGATCCGGCAGTGGGTGTCTCGCCACTCGGTGGCATAGGGCGTGCCGATGTTGTAGCCGCCGACGAACCCCACGGCGTCGTCGACCACCAGGATCTTGCGGTGGGCGCGGCCGTAGCGGCGCAGGTCGAAGAAGCGGAACCCGGCGTTGTAGACCGGATAGCGCAGCACCTTGAGGCTCGGGGCGAACCGCTTGAACCTCGGGTTCACCACCAGGTTGGCGAACCCGTCATAGATGATGTGTACGTCGACGCCTCGCTCGGCCGCATCGGTGAGGGCCTGCTTGAAGCGCTCGCCGACCTCGTCGCCCTTCCAGATGTAGGTCTCCAGGAGGATCTGCTTCTTCGCGCTCCCGATCGCCTCCAACATGTCGGCATAGACGTCCTTGCCGAAGGTGTAGGTCGTCACCGTGCCATCGCCCACCGAGACGGTCTCCGGCGCGGTGATCGGGAAAGGCTTCGGCTTCTTGTTCCGGCGTCGGTAGGAGTCGACGAGGGTGAGCCCCATCGCCAGCAGCACCGGGGCCGTGACGAACGTGATCAGGGACCGCCGAAGCCACGACAGTGCCCAGGCGTTGGAGAAGTTGGGTCGGAGCACGCCGTCAATCTAGTGCAGGGTGCCCACGTGGCGTGTGACTCTCTCGGGCAAAGCCGTCGCCGAGGCGTTGTCGGTGTGCCCGGTTAGGCTGAATGTCATGCGTCCAGTCACCGATCTCGAGCGTCGCGTCGCCCCCTTCCACGTGGTCTCCGACTACCAGCCAGCCGGTGACCAGCCGGCCGCCATCGCGGAGATCTCGAAGCGGATCCAGGCCGGGGTCGAGGACGTGGTGCTGCTCGGGGCGACCGGCACCGGCAAGACCGCCTCGGTCGCCTGGGTGGCCGAGCAGCTGCAACGCCCGATGCTCGTGCTCCAGCCCAACAAGACGCTTGCCGCCCAGTTCGCCAACGAGCTGCGGCACCTGTTCCCCGACAACGCGATCGAATACTTCGTCAGCTACTACGACTACTACCAGCCCGAGGCATACGTCCCGCAGACCGACACCTACATCGAGAAGGACTCCTCGATCAACGAGGAGGTCGAGCGACTCCGGCACTCGGCGACCAACTCGCTGCTCACCCGGCGTGACGTCATCGTGGTCTCCACGGTGTCGTGCATCTATGGCCTCGGCACCCCGCAGGAATACGTCGACCGGATGTTGCGCCTGCGGGTGGGGGAGGAGCACGACCGGGACTCGATCCTGCGCCGGCTGGTGGAGATCCAGTACACGCGCAACGACATGGCGTTCACCCGTGGCACCTTCCGGGTCCGTGGAGACACGCTCGAGATCTTCCCGGTCTATGAGGAGCTCGCGGTCCGCATCGAGTTCTTCGGTGACGAGATCGAGCGGTTGATGACCCTGCACCCGGTGAGCGGCGAGGTGATCACCGAGGACCAGGAGCTCTACGTCTTCCCGGCCACGCACTATGTCGCCGGCCCGGAGCGGATGGAGCGGGCGATCAACGGGATCGAGGCGGAGCTGACCGAGCAGCTCGCGAACTTCGAGCGCCAGGGCAAGCTCCTCGAGGCCCAGCGACTGCGGATGCGCACGACGTACGACGTCGAGATGATGCGCCAGGTGGGCTCGTGCTCAGGCATCGAGAACTACTCAATGCACATGGACGGGCGTCAGCGGGGCACGGCGCCGAACACCCTGCTGGACTACTTCCCCGAGGACTTCGTGCTCGTGGTCGACGAGTCCCACGTGGCCGTCCCCCAGATCGGCGGGATGTACGAGGGCGACATGTCCCGCAAGCGCAACCTGGTCGACCACGGCTTCCGGCTGCCCAGCGCGATGGACAACCGGCCACTGAAGTGGGAGGAGTTCCTGGAGCGGATCGGACAGACCATCTATCTCTCCGCGACCCCGGGCAACTACGAGTTGGACCGGGTCAGTGTCGACGGCGGCCCACCTGATGTCGTGGAGCAGATCATCCGTCCTACCGGGCTGGTCGACCCCGAGGTGATCATCCGCCCGACCAAGGGCCAGATCGACGACCTGATCCACGAGATCCGGATCCGTGCCGAGAAGAACGAGCGCGTCCTGGTCACCACGCTGACCAAGAAGATGTCCGAGGACCTCACCGACTACCTGCTCGACGCCGGCATCCGGACCCGCTACCTGCACAGCGAGGTGGACACGCTGCGCCGCATCGAGTTGCTGCGCGAGCTGAGGATGGGCGAGTACGACGTCCTGGTCGGCATCAACCTGCTCCGTGAGGGCCTCGACCTCCCCGAGGTCTCCTTGGTCGCGATCCTGGACGCCGACAAAGAGGGGTTCCTGCGCTCGGACAAGTCGCTGATCCAGACCATCGGGCGTGCGGCGCGAAACGTGTCGGGCCAGGTCTTCATGTATGCCGACAAGATCACGCCGTCGATGGAGAAGGCGATCGACGAGACCAACCGGCGACGTGAGAAGCAGGTCGCCTACAACAAGGAGCGCGGGCTCGATCCGCAGCCGCTGCGCAAGAAGATCGCCGACATCACCGACCTGCTGGCCCGGGAGGACGAGAACACCGAGGAGCTGCTCAAGAGCTGGCAGCTCGACCAGAAGGGCAAGAAGGCACCGGTGCCGGCGCTGTCGCGTACGGACGCGGGCAAGCACGCAGCCGACCTGGCAGGCATGCCCAGCGCGGACCTGGCCCAGCTGATCCAGGACCTCACCGACCAGATGCACAACGCTGCCGCGGAGCTCCAGTTCGAGGTGGCAGCCCGGCTGCGCGACGAGATCTCCGAGCTCAAGAAGGAACTGCGCCAGATGATGGAGGCCACCAAGTGAGGGAGCGCAGGTCCCGCAGCCAACCCGGTGACCATCCGATCGCCGAGCGGGTCGCCGCCATAGTCGAGAACGCCAAATTCAGTCCGGTCCGTTGGGGGACCGGCTATGACATGGCACAGGTGGACCACTTCCTGGACGACCTCGTCGTCCTGGTCCGCAACGGGCACCCGATCGACTCTCCGGTCGCCCTGGTCCAGTTCCGCCCGAGCAAGCTGCGCGAGGGCTATCACGTGGGCGAGGTCGACGACTTCCTCGACGAGGTGGTCGCCACCGTGGCTGCCTTGGTCCGTGGGGACGAGCCGGAGCGCTTGGCCCGCTGTGAGTCCGCAGAGGGTGAGCCGCCGACGCTGTTCGAGTCGGCGCCGAGCGTGATCGAGGAGCAGCGCGGAGTGCTCGCAAGGCTCTTGCGCCGCAAGCGCTGACCCCGTCACTTTCCGGCCCCTGTCTCGTTGGTTGGGATCTACGGAGACTGTCGCCGTAGGTCATTGCCCAAAACGAGAACACGTTCTACTGTGGTCGCAGTCGCGTTGAGGGCCGATGCGAGGGAGAAGTCACCGGGGAGGTGTCTGCGTGGGGTTTTCTGCTGTGTCCGTGGTCCGTGGACCCGGTGAGATGACCGGGATGGTCATCCAGGTGACAAAGCGCATCTTCACCCGTCCATTCCAGTTCCGTGAGTTCATCGAGCAGGCCTGGTTCATCACGTCCGTGACGCTGATGCCGACCCTCCTGGTCTCGATCCCCTTCGGCGCCGTGATCTCACTGCAGGTCGGAAACCTGACCGGCCAGCTCGGCGCACAATCGTTCGCAGGCGCCACTGCGGTCCTCGCCGTGGTGCGCGAAGCAGCCCCGATCGCCGCCGCCTTGATCATCGCGGGTGCCGCGGGCTCAGCAATCTGCTCGGACATGGGAGCCCGCAAGATCCGCGAGGAGATAGATGCCATGGAGGTCCTCGGCATCGACCCACTCGAACGACTCGTCGCCCCCCGGGTGTGCGCCACCGTCTTCGTGGCGATGATGATCAACGGCCTGGTGATCACTGCCGGCATCAGCGGCGCCTACTTCTTCACCGTGATCATCCAGGGCGGCTCGGCCGGTGCGTTCCTCTCCTCCTTCACCGCGCTGGCCACCCTGCCTGACCTGTGGATCGCCATGATCAAGGCCGCCGTGTTCGGCTGGTTGGCCGCGATTGTCGGTGCCTACAAGGGGCTCAACGCGGGTGGTGGGCCCAGCGGTGTCGGGCGGGCAGTGAACGAGTCGGTGATCGTCGCGTTCATGCTGCTGTTCTTCATGAACGCGATCATCACGGCGATCTACTTCCAAGTCGTCCCACCGCCGGGGTTGTGATGGCGACGATCATGAAGCTCGGCGCGCCCGCCCTCAAGGCCCGACGCGACAGCCTTGAGCAGGCCGGCGACCAGTTCCTCTTCTACGTGAAGGCGCTCGCCTGGACGCCGCGTGCGCTCAAGCGCTATCGACGCGAGATCCTGAACACCCTGGCCGAGGTCACCTTCGGCGCTGGTGGCCTCACCGTCATCGCCGGCACCGTGGGTGTGATCGCGTTCCTGGCGTTCTTCGCGGGCACCGAGGTCGGCATCCAGGGCTATGCGTCGCTGAGCCAGATCGGTGTGGCGAAGTTCAGTGCGTTCATCTCCGCCTACTTCAACACCCGCGAGGTGGCGCCGTTGATCTCCTCGATCGC
It contains:
- a CDS encoding SDR family oxidoreductase — translated: MTIGIDLTGRVALVTGGSQGVGLGIAEVLVEAGATVVTCARSAVEQPLEGTSHLQCDVRDPESVHAMVDSIVAEHGHLDIVVNNAGGAPYALAADASPRLHDKILGLNLTAPLLVAQAANAVMQGQEQGGAIVNISSISAQRPSPGTAAYGAAKAGVDSLTKSLGMEWGPKVRVNAINVGLCRTPQTDDHYGGDETVAAIEATIPLGRMAKPEEVGNVVAFLASDLASYVSGAAIECHGGGEPPVFLSVLSTHS
- a CDS encoding SDR family oxidoreductase, which codes for MTRLLEGRIAIVTGAGRGIGRAHALELARHGAKIVVNDFGVTNNGEKSDSPAHQVVAEIEALGGEAVVNGADVADFDQAGAMVQQAIDTFGALDILVNNAGFVRDRMLVNAAEDEWDAVIRVHLKGHFAPLRHAAAYWRAESKADRKRAGRVINTTSGAGLQGSIGQVAYSAAKGGIATMTLVAAAELGRVGVTVNAIAPVARTRMTEGAFDTSEMALPEDNSPVVAWLASEAAANVTGRIFEIDGGRLTLEDAWRHGASKDAGRRWEATELGDVVNSLIAEGAEPEPVYGS
- a CDS encoding TM2 domain-containing protein, with amino-acid sequence MQGQPMPGQPGQGYGMPAPGYAYGFPGAPDPQAPYGRHPQTGEPYGEKSKLLAGLLQLIIGTLGIGRFYTGHTTIAIFQLLTCGGCGVWALIDGIMILVQDDQRDADGRLLRPN
- a CDS encoding acyl-CoA dehydrogenase family protein — translated: MFEWSQDDLAVRDAVRKFVDKELRPHQDALEFEGLPPYDLVRSYYSAFGLAEAAAQRFDHDIRKTEAEAAGQPFDEEQPEGLEVALGSIANIELVKVGMGIPTAIGVSAGLTAGTINALGSVEQRKRWARDLLTFDKVGAWAITEPESGSDAFGGMRSTVRPDGDDFLLSGHKTFITNGPYADTIVVYAKLDDGSGVDRRQQPVLTFVLDTGMEGLTQSQPFKKMGMASSPTGELFFDNVRLGRDRLLAGTPGSDGRASAKANFVAERVGIATFALGIIEECQRLSIDYAKSRELWGKPIGDFQLIQLKLAEMEIARVNVANMVFKGIAARRAGTLIDIAEASAYKLYSSRAACEVAMEAVQLFGGNGYMAEYRVEQLARDAKSLMIYAGSNEVQVTHVAKGLLRR
- a CDS encoding steroid 3-ketoacyl-CoA thiolase, with product MGKPVIVEAVRTPQGKRRGWLAGLHPAELLGAAQVEVLRRSGIDPELVDQVIGGCVTQAGEQSNNMVRRAWMHAGLPNHTASTVIDAQCSSAQQSTHLINSMIAAGAISVGVACGIESMSRIPLGGNVPKGLGDPRPSSWDIDLPNQFEGADRIVRDRGFNRSQVDEFGLWSQQKARAAVDAGHFDREIFGVEAPVLDAEGNPTGQTQVVKTDQGLRETTLEGLAQLAPVLEGGVHTAGTSSQISDGASALLLMDEDLALSLGLTPRARIISSCLVGADPYYHLDGPVQATEKLLKDTGMGIGDIDICEVNEAFAGVVMSWAKVHEVPEEKINVNGGAIAIGHPVGSTGTRLLTTALHELERRDAQTALVSMCAGGAQASGTIIERI
- a CDS encoding cytochrome P450 — protein: MTAQLPVGFDPTDPDLNEQGIPHEQFKALRRSAPVHWVAQEQEARAGFKGCDGYWALTKHEDIAAVSKNSKVFSTAKQGAIIRFAPDMTPEQVELQGVMLINQDPPDHTKLRQVISRGFTPRAIGALHEALKERAHKIVADAKAKGSGNFVEDIAAELPLQAIAELMGVPQEDRGKLFEWSNQMLSYDDPEIEGDEEAASIEILTYAAALADERRKNPKDDIVTKLLTADVNGEALTDDEFGFFIILLAVAGNETTRNAITHGMDAFFNHPEQWEDYKANRPDTAVDEIVRWATPVSVFQRVALEDVEINGQLVKEGDRVGLFYSSGNFDEDNFDAPYDFNINRQNNNHLGFGGHGAHYCIGANLARLEIELIFNEIADQIPDIKRAGEPHRLRSAWINGIKALQVTY
- a CDS encoding carboxymuconolactone decarboxylase family protein, which codes for MSGQARLAPGSMRDVGPFIWLFSRIAGKVSRTEPPAVFLTLGRNRRLFWGWLHFAGTLMPGGRLARRETELVILRVAASAGSDYEWEQHAGLGRRAGLTAGEIDAVALLAGAQGPQGMEQHDWSLRDRLLLDVTDELLASQDLSDETWRRLRDVLDERTAVELLMLVGHYRMLATTLKALRVQPDRRL
- a CDS encoding SDR family oxidoreductase, with the translated sequence MFRKRSSRSVRRDLSGKQVFITGAASGIGRATAELAAAEGAVVHLTDRNEAPLLEVADQIRAIGGHVGLVEAVDVSDYEAVRRLAAGLTAEHGAMDIVMNIAGISSWGTVQSLEHSHWKRLVDVNLMGPIHVIETLIPPMIEAGRGGHLVNVSSAAGIIGMPWHAAYSASKFGIRGVSEVLRFDLRRHGIGVSLVCPGGVDTGLTDTIDIAGIDKATPAFTRAHAHFKKRAVSPEAAAESIIAGVRKNKYWVYTSNDIRLIHFIQRHFSPGYVGAMRVMNFGANRALPAVGQARRADQS